From Synoicihabitans lomoniglobus, the proteins below share one genomic window:
- a CDS encoding Gfo/Idh/MocA family protein — MSNPSPSCPRVALIGVSGYGRIHLQLAQECQAQGQLRLVAAVVINPDEERVLVAELQEQGCAIYADYDAMFAAEDGALDLCMVPTGIHWHARMTIAALRHGANVLVEKPLCATRREADAIATAERETGRFVAVGFQDYYEPGTQWLKKELVRGAIGRVESVRFLGLWPRARRYFERNDWAGCLSLRGQPVYDSPLSNAFAHFVMLSLFFADPREEEVAAAEIADAELYRAHAIESFDTGVVRSRTAAGVELWFGASHASRATVEPLIEIKGSTGTACWSYESEAWLKNGDGQKRTHPLLDVNGARQHMMAAVLRRLQDQAHPVCAPRMATQHTAFVESLLDGATIENFDPSIVHWSATPDSTDAVPNVSGLEMAMRDAYAVSGLLSVAADGWTSQAAPSVDSPVI, encoded by the coding sequence ATGTCAAACCCCTCCCCCTCATGCCCCCGCGTCGCTTTGATCGGCGTTTCCGGCTATGGTCGAATCCATCTCCAACTGGCGCAGGAATGTCAGGCTCAAGGTCAACTGCGACTGGTCGCGGCGGTCGTGATCAACCCCGACGAGGAGCGGGTGTTGGTGGCCGAATTACAGGAGCAGGGTTGTGCGATCTATGCAGATTATGACGCCATGTTTGCGGCGGAAGACGGGGCTCTCGATCTGTGCATGGTCCCCACCGGGATCCACTGGCACGCGCGCATGACGATCGCCGCCTTGCGGCACGGTGCGAATGTGTTGGTGGAAAAACCGCTGTGCGCCACGCGGCGAGAAGCCGATGCGATTGCGACGGCGGAGCGCGAGACCGGCCGTTTCGTCGCCGTGGGTTTCCAGGACTACTACGAGCCCGGCACGCAGTGGTTGAAGAAGGAACTGGTGCGCGGAGCCATCGGTCGGGTTGAATCGGTGCGTTTCCTGGGCCTGTGGCCGCGCGCCCGCCGTTACTTTGAACGGAATGACTGGGCGGGTTGTCTGTCGCTGCGCGGTCAGCCCGTGTATGATTCTCCGCTCAGCAATGCCTTCGCGCATTTCGTCATGCTCAGCTTGTTTTTTGCCGATCCGCGCGAGGAAGAAGTCGCGGCGGCGGAGATCGCGGATGCCGAATTGTATCGTGCTCATGCGATTGAAAGCTTCGACACCGGCGTCGTGCGATCGCGCACGGCGGCCGGCGTCGAGCTGTGGTTCGGTGCCAGTCACGCCAGTCGGGCCACGGTGGAGCCGTTGATCGAGATCAAGGGGTCCACCGGCACCGCGTGCTGGAGCTATGAAAGTGAGGCGTGGTTGAAAAATGGAGACGGCCAGAAACGCACGCACCCGCTGTTGGATGTAAACGGCGCCCGGCAACACATGATGGCGGCCGTATTGCGCCGGTTGCAGGATCAAGCCCATCCCGTGTGCGCGCCGCGCATGGCGACGCAGCACACCGCGTTTGTGGAATCTCTCCTGGATGGGGCGACGATCGAGAACTTCGACCCCTCCATTGTGCATTGGAGCGCGACCCCGGATTCGACCGACGCGGTGCCGAATGTCAGCGGCCTCGAAATGGCCATGCGCGACGCCTATGCGGTGAGCGGACTGCTGAGCGTCGCGGCGGATGGTTGGACCTCGCAGGCAGCGCCTTCCGTCGATTCTCCCGTCATATGA
- a CDS encoding sodium:solute symporter family protein, whose product MRFGSLHLVDLLVILAYLAVVIYIGRRAAAASKTEEGYFLAGRKLGKLYQFFLNFGNATDANGAVSTASLVYQKGASGVWLSLQTLFMNPYYWFMNPWFRRVRLVTVADLFEDRFGTRGLARFYAIFQIVATVIVIIGFGNLVGYKVTASLLVKPEARWTAEERVSVESYQEFRALEKAVTAGTISAIDTPRLELLREQNKRGELRSNISWLDSSTGKWAYYLIYSLVVGAYIVMGGLEAAAVNEAFQGILIVVFSIILIPFGLNAIGGWSQLAERVPPDMFRLLGGGGANSIGGWELFGIFLISLIQIHGIIGNMSVSGSAKNEFAARFGAVTGTYAKRVMIILWAFCGLIAIALYQGADKLSDPDSAWGTMALQLLQPGFLGLMMAGLLAANMSTIASQTMAVSALFTRNVYGYFVPDATPAQMVRTGRFAIVGILAIGVYAAANMDDVYAIVQLLLTINVPFGAAVMLIFFWRRLTSAAVWSTVIISAFLNIITPSLIAPHVDGFSRSDTLTQQVEFNGRPVPVFFDTVVREDPSDPTSDFIGQKRFHLELYVLNAVGLDVAALSPSGRNAARFIYDGLFPFLVLFAVSLFTRAPDRRRTDLFFGKMKTPVGADPRLEDEAMAETGRNPGRFDDTKIFGPHSSWEFTKWNKLDTLGFIACLGVSFGILGAFWLLLRAASGA is encoded by the coding sequence ATGCGTTTTGGTAGCCTCCACCTCGTCGACCTGCTCGTCATCCTCGCCTACCTCGCGGTCGTCATCTACATCGGCCGTCGCGCCGCCGCCGCATCGAAAACCGAGGAGGGCTACTTCCTCGCCGGCCGCAAACTGGGCAAGCTCTACCAGTTCTTTCTAAACTTCGGCAACGCGACCGACGCCAACGGCGCCGTCAGCACCGCCAGTCTCGTCTACCAAAAGGGCGCCTCCGGCGTGTGGCTCTCGCTGCAGACGCTGTTCATGAATCCTTACTACTGGTTTATGAACCCGTGGTTCCGGCGCGTGCGTCTCGTCACGGTCGCCGACCTCTTCGAGGATCGCTTCGGCACGCGGGGCCTGGCGCGTTTCTACGCCATCTTTCAGATCGTCGCGACCGTCATCGTCATCATCGGTTTCGGCAATCTCGTCGGCTACAAAGTCACCGCCTCGCTGCTCGTGAAACCCGAGGCCCGCTGGACGGCGGAAGAGCGCGTTTCCGTGGAATCCTACCAGGAGTTCCGTGCGCTCGAAAAGGCGGTCACGGCCGGCACGATCAGTGCGATCGATACCCCTCGTCTCGAACTTCTGCGCGAGCAGAACAAGCGCGGCGAACTGCGCAGCAACATTTCCTGGCTCGATAGCAGCACGGGCAAGTGGGCCTACTACCTCATCTATTCGCTGGTAGTCGGAGCTTACATCGTGATGGGTGGGCTCGAGGCCGCCGCCGTCAACGAGGCGTTTCAAGGCATTCTCATCGTCGTCTTTTCCATCATTCTGATTCCCTTCGGCCTCAACGCCATTGGCGGCTGGAGCCAGCTGGCCGAGCGGGTGCCTCCCGACATGTTCAGGCTACTCGGGGGCGGTGGGGCCAACAGTATCGGCGGTTGGGAACTGTTCGGCATCTTCCTTATCTCGCTGATTCAGATTCACGGTATCATCGGCAACATGAGCGTGTCCGGCTCGGCCAAAAATGAATTTGCCGCCCGCTTCGGCGCCGTCACCGGGACCTACGCCAAACGGGTCATGATCATCCTGTGGGCGTTTTGCGGGTTGATTGCCATCGCGCTCTATCAGGGGGCGGACAAGCTTTCCGATCCCGATTCCGCGTGGGGCACCATGGCGCTGCAACTCCTGCAACCTGGTTTCCTCGGTCTCATGATGGCGGGTCTGCTCGCCGCCAATATGTCGACCATCGCCTCGCAAACCATGGCGGTCTCGGCGCTGTTCACGCGCAATGTCTACGGCTACTTCGTGCCCGATGCCACGCCGGCCCAGATGGTCCGCACCGGCCGCTTCGCCATCGTCGGCATTCTCGCCATAGGCGTCTACGCCGCCGCCAACATGGACGACGTTTACGCCATCGTGCAGTTGTTGCTCACCATCAACGTGCCGTTCGGCGCGGCGGTGATGCTCATCTTTTTCTGGCGTCGACTCACGTCGGCTGCGGTGTGGTCGACGGTCATCATTTCGGCCTTTCTCAACATCATCACCCCGTCCCTCATCGCCCCGCATGTGGATGGCTTCAGCCGCAGTGACACCCTCACGCAGCAGGTCGAGTTCAACGGTCGCCCCGTGCCGGTGTTTTTCGACACCGTGGTGCGCGAAGATCCCTCGGACCCGACCTCCGATTTTATCGGGCAAAAGCGGTTCCATCTCGAGCTCTACGTGCTCAACGCCGTCGGGCTCGACGTCGCGGCACTTTCGCCCTCGGGCCGCAACGCGGCGCGTTTCATCTACGACGGCCTGTTCCCGTTCCTGGTGCTGTTTGCAGTGAGTCTGTTCACCCGCGCTCCGGATCGTCGCCGCACCGATTTGTTCTTTGGTAAAATGAAGACGCCCGTGGGGGCCGATCCCCGACTCGAAGACGAGGCCATGGCCGAGACCGGTCGCAATCCGGGTCGTTTCGACGACACCAAGATTTTCGGACCGCATTCGTCGTGGGAATTCACCAAGTGGAACAAGCTCGATACCCTCGGTTTCATCGCCTGCCTCGGGGTGTCCTTCGGCATCCTTGGCGCCTTCTGGCTCCTGCTCCGCGCCGCCTCCGGCGCGTAG
- a CDS encoding L-rhamnose mutarotase, with amino-acid sequence MSAPVKPVRYGQTLRVRPESFEAYRRAHAAVWPDVLATIARCNIRNYSIFHRAGELFAYFEYWGDDFAADMKAMAADPATQRWWAVTAPMQEPYADRAPGDWWSNMEEVFHVD; translated from the coding sequence ATGAGCGCTCCCGTCAAGCCTGTCCGCTACGGCCAAACGCTCCGCGTCCGCCCCGAGTCCTTCGAAGCATACCGACGGGCGCATGCCGCGGTCTGGCCCGACGTGCTCGCCACCATTGCCCGCTGCAACATCCGCAACTACTCCATCTTCCACCGGGCGGGTGAACTGTTCGCTTATTTCGAATACTGGGGCGATGACTTCGCGGCCGACATGAAGGCGATGGCCGCCGATCCCGCCACGCAGCGCTGGTGGGCGGTCACCGCGCCCATGCAGGAACCCTACGCCGATCGCGCTCCCGGTGATTGGTGGTCAAACATGGAGGAAGTTTTCCACGTCGACTGA
- a CDS encoding TonB-dependent receptor plug domain-containing protein codes for MQRTTQPWSRRGRLPRALLALALAAPAFAQSANDANTGEENTEEDIVTLTPFQVDSSKDQGYFAQNTLAGSRMRTNIADLASSITVVTAQQLEDTASVDINDVFRYEANTEGSSTYTPSVQSLRNDGVVDVNAGYTHGGDGNAQTNAGANRVRGLGAPSSSQNFYPTNSQVPFDAYNVQSIEISRGPNSMLFGMGSPAGIVNQTTAQAVLNADAASVAFRVDDRGSYRGSFTFNKALIDDKLAIYGAGVSDNTRFERKPSYDDTTRFYGALTFRPFEKTVIRASVEQYENDNRRPNTLTPRDSVTQWRAGGGWGFDAATGMQYSTVTGESRGPIAMRTGSPRIDETRAYIENMPGYNASLWNADRTQYNGANIYGGSAFSTIGGVFFTPGMGTGNGSRPKMQIQDGQVVNYNYYPADRYRTFYGEPDGPIFPYAEADIFANPAWDTAYNSTFTQSSFWTGANNGVGSYRYPGVTDKTIYDWENINLLQMNFAHKENTTFNVELEQEILPSLNFSAGWFRQDFEDAVNYTVSQLNVATIYVDTNISLPNGSPNPFFGQPYVNDFDPDQFVHTEVNDNFRALLAWTPDFTDNDGFSKWFGRHQVLGLWSRNDVSSTFIRKRWFEVEDDQIENNTIFWASNPADAGWNRQRRSSERMFYLANPGSAPLGNVTRASGEFNDLTVNTRRTYYDYGASSWSDLGTTMGFIDMDASLNGSERIVDSSSIGITSNLWNDRLVTTFGVRKDEYKARNSTADTLLDGIGGTEIAPKLTNAEKWVNGELQTDLILNRWNFWEEVAGTTRTTGAVLRPFKNWSGIEERAANGSQFHQFISSLGFSYNKSDNFNPPPKVQVDAFGSPLPKPTGVGEDWGVQFSLFDNKLFARVNWFKASNQDERTNPGTSISRLNGNIDTSLFRAWARELALINRGLDPVNRDDFNTNDWSQADLDALDAETAAIWGQPFDYYSSLGGEVYATRDAVAEGVEVQLTYNPSRNWTMKFTAGQQETKYSDVLKEFDAWKDVRYPVWTSASAADHLDSQYQQYTQPFLASNGIMYNYGNFWSSYGYDGNIRIENANNVHNPEDVYNRDVAPQIAIASDLEGQAAPGQRKYRWSYLTNYSFDEGVLKGASVGGSTRWEDKAIMGYYGKINPGTGSTDLALSDTTRPIYDSSNMYVDLWVSYTTKIFNDRVTMKTQLNVVNVFESGGLQTVGVNYDGSPNAYRIVDPRQFILSTKFSF; via the coding sequence ATGCAGAGAACAACCCAACCCTGGAGCCGCCGCGGCCGTCTGCCGCGTGCCTTACTGGCTCTCGCGCTCGCCGCTCCGGCGTTCGCCCAATCGGCCAACGACGCCAACACCGGTGAAGAAAACACTGAGGAAGACATCGTTACCCTGACCCCGTTCCAAGTTGATTCATCGAAGGATCAAGGTTACTTCGCCCAGAACACGCTGGCTGGTTCGCGCATGCGCACCAACATCGCGGACTTGGCGTCTTCCATCACGGTGGTGACCGCCCAGCAACTCGAAGACACCGCGTCGGTCGACATCAACGATGTCTTCCGTTACGAGGCCAACACCGAAGGTTCCTCCACTTACACCCCGTCCGTGCAGTCCCTGCGCAACGACGGTGTGGTCGACGTGAACGCCGGTTACACCCACGGTGGTGACGGCAATGCGCAGACCAACGCCGGAGCCAACCGCGTGCGCGGTCTCGGTGCTCCCAGTTCTTCCCAGAACTTCTATCCGACGAATTCACAGGTGCCGTTCGACGCTTACAATGTGCAGTCGATTGAAATCAGCCGCGGCCCGAACTCCATGCTCTTCGGTATGGGCAGCCCGGCCGGTATCGTGAATCAAACCACCGCGCAGGCGGTGCTCAATGCCGACGCCGCTTCCGTCGCCTTCCGCGTCGATGACCGTGGTTCCTACCGTGGTAGCTTTACCTTCAACAAAGCGCTGATCGACGACAAACTCGCCATCTACGGTGCGGGCGTTTCGGACAACACACGTTTCGAGCGCAAGCCATCCTACGACGACACCACTCGCTTCTATGGTGCCCTCACCTTCCGTCCGTTCGAAAAGACGGTCATTCGTGCGTCCGTCGAGCAGTATGAGAACGACAACCGTCGCCCCAACACGCTCACCCCCCGCGACAGCGTCACGCAGTGGCGCGCTGGCGGAGGCTGGGGTTTTGACGCCGCGACCGGCATGCAATACAGCACGGTGACCGGCGAGTCTCGCGGTCCCATCGCGATGCGCACAGGGTCGCCGCGCATCGATGAGACCCGCGCTTATATCGAAAATATGCCGGGCTACAATGCCTCTCTTTGGAATGCTGACCGGACTCAATACAACGGTGCCAATATCTATGGCGGCAGTGCCTTCAGCACGATCGGTGGCGTGTTCTTCACTCCCGGTATGGGAACAGGAAATGGCTCCCGTCCGAAGATGCAAATCCAAGACGGTCAGGTAGTGAACTATAACTACTATCCGGCCGATCGTTATCGCACTTTCTATGGTGAGCCGGATGGCCCAATCTTTCCTTATGCGGAGGCCGATATTTTCGCCAACCCAGCTTGGGACACCGCCTATAATTCGACGTTTACCCAGTCTAGTTTTTGGACGGGTGCGAATAACGGCGTGGGCAGCTATCGCTACCCGGGCGTCACCGACAAGACCATCTACGATTGGGAAAACATCAATCTGCTGCAGATGAACTTCGCCCATAAGGAGAACACGACGTTCAATGTGGAGTTGGAGCAGGAAATCCTGCCGAGCCTCAACTTCAGTGCCGGCTGGTTCCGTCAGGACTTCGAAGATGCCGTCAACTACACGGTGTCGCAGCTCAATGTCGCGACCATCTACGTCGATACCAACATCAGCCTGCCCAACGGTTCCCCGAATCCGTTCTTCGGTCAGCCCTACGTGAATGACTTCGATCCCGACCAATTCGTCCATACCGAGGTCAACGACAATTTCCGCGCCTTGTTGGCTTGGACGCCGGACTTCACCGACAACGACGGATTCTCCAAATGGTTCGGTCGCCATCAGGTCCTCGGTCTGTGGAGCCGCAACGACGTCAGCTCGACCTTCATCCGCAAGCGCTGGTTTGAGGTCGAAGATGATCAGATTGAAAACAATACCATCTTCTGGGCGTCCAATCCCGCTGATGCCGGTTGGAACCGTCAGCGTCGTTCTTCCGAGCGGATGTTCTACCTGGCCAATCCGGGGTCTGCCCCTCTGGGCAACGTTACCCGCGCTTCCGGCGAGTTCAACGACCTGACCGTCAACACGCGACGGACTTACTACGATTACGGAGCGTCTTCTTGGAGTGACCTTGGCACCACGATGGGCTTCATTGATATGGATGCCTCTCTCAATGGCTCCGAGCGCATCGTTGATTCATCTAGCATTGGCATCACCAGCAACCTCTGGAATGATCGTCTCGTGACCACTTTCGGGGTGCGTAAGGACGAATACAAAGCCCGTAACTCCACCGCAGACACCCTCCTTGACGGCATCGGCGGCACTGAAATCGCTCCCAAATTGACCAACGCGGAAAAGTGGGTGAACGGTGAATTGCAGACGGACCTTATCCTCAATCGTTGGAACTTCTGGGAAGAAGTGGCAGGCACGACTCGCACCACGGGTGCCGTCCTCCGTCCCTTCAAGAATTGGAGTGGTATCGAGGAACGTGCCGCCAACGGCTCGCAGTTCCACCAGTTCATCAGCAGCCTCGGCTTCAGCTACAATAAGTCGGATAACTTCAATCCTCCGCCCAAGGTGCAGGTCGATGCCTTCGGCAGTCCTCTGCCCAAGCCCACCGGCGTAGGCGAGGACTGGGGGGTGCAGTTCTCCCTCTTCGACAACAAGCTGTTCGCCCGGGTCAACTGGTTCAAAGCCAGCAATCAGGACGAGCGCACCAACCCGGGCACGTCGATATCCCGCCTCAATGGCAACATTGATACATCGCTCTTCCGCGCTTGGGCTCGGGAACTCGCGTTGATCAACCGCGGTTTGGATCCGGTTAACCGCGACGACTTCAATACGAACGATTGGAGCCAGGCCGATCTCGACGCGCTCGACGCCGAAACCGCCGCCATCTGGGGGCAGCCGTTCGACTACTACAGCAGCCTCGGAGGCGAGGTCTATGCTACACGTGATGCGGTGGCCGAAGGCGTGGAAGTTCAGTTGACCTACAACCCGTCCCGCAACTGGACCATGAAGTTCACCGCCGGTCAGCAGGAGACCAAATACTCCGACGTGCTCAAGGAGTTCGACGCTTGGAAAGATGTCCGTTATCCGGTTTGGACCTCCGCTAGCGCCGCCGACCATCTGGATTCGCAGTATCAGCAGTATACGCAGCCGTTCTTGGCCAGCAATGGCATTATGTATAACTACGGTAACTTCTGGAGCAGCTACGGTTACGATGGCAATATTCGCATCGAGAATGCCAACAACGTGCACAATCCCGAGGACGTTTACAATCGCGACGTGGCCCCGCAGATTGCCATTGCCTCCGATCTCGAAGGCCAAGCCGCCCCCGGTCAGCGCAAGTATCGTTGGTCCTACCTGACCAACTACTCCTTTGACGAGGGCGTGCTCAAGGGCGCTTCCGTCGGCGGTAGCACCCGTTGGGAAGACAAAGCGATCATGGGTTACTATGGTAAAATCAACCCGGGCACAGGCTCGACAGACCTCGCCCTGTCTGACACGACCCGTCCGATCTACGACTCGAGCAATATGTATGTGGATCTCTGGGTTTCCTACACCACCAAGATCTTCAATGATCGGGTGACCATGAAGACGCAGCTCAACGTCGTGAACGTGTTCGAGTCCGGAGGCCTGCAGACCGTGGGAGTGAACTACGATGGTTCCCCCAATGCTTACCGCATTGTCGACCCGCGTCAGTTCATCCTCTCGACCAAGTTCAGTTTCTAA
- a CDS encoding glycosyl hydrolase produces MPLPSPRRRAVVSLARPLLALCSASLLFAATSPDPRPWTRWWWPGSAVDRAGITQQLEAFAQAGLGGVEITPIYGAQHAEDRYLPYLSPAWMEALAHTTREAARLGMQVDMATGTGWPFGAPWVDPAGGSQKLVQVDGHLTGAPTQMQVKRAAPGGEGLVLDPYAASALQRYLTPFDEAFRHIDPSGIRAQFHDSFEYYGAEWTPGLAAAFRAAHGYELDDHAAELLTENPPAAGSPAADALGRLKADYRTTLGELHLDYLQAWADWSHDHGWLVRNQSHGAPANLLDLYGAVDIPETETFGSTLFPIPGLRRSPDEIRSGQDLPEPLMMKMASSAAHVMGRPLTSSETCTWLREHWKTTLAMAKPEIDRLFVNGINHVLYHGTVYSPPDAAWPGWLFYASTQFNPNNPWWQDFAALNAYVTRVQTVLQSGQPDNEVLLYWPYADVVDDPSGLIKQLGVHHVDWLTHSPFGAAARELAQAGFACDYVSDAQLEASRPTANGDLQTPGQTYRLLVVPAARRMPLATLRYIISMVRQGTHVVMLALPDDVPGLGHLPARRAEFAGLLDELRSLATDTSLHLTLGSPDERRNPLIAVAAHRGLRRETMAAVGLEYIRRRTDDGFAYFITNLTGESFNAWLPLGAPATTVRRTDPLDGMAGAAPTRIDAAGKTSVRLQLASGQSVLLHATSPDPTTPALAAWPILEPAGPAQPIPGSWSIRFRRGGPVLPPSVGSTALGSWTELPDPENQRFAGTARYTIEFDAPVAPPGTTDWLLNLGDVRESARVQLNGQLIGTAWSLPFQLRLDSALRAGRNVLEIDVTNLAANRIRDLDRRGIDWRIMHEINFVNIRYRPFDASDWPLTPSGLLGPVTLTPLRPE; encoded by the coding sequence ATGCCCCTCCCTTCCCCTCGGCGGCGCGCCGTCGTCTCTTTGGCGCGGCCGCTCCTCGCCCTTTGCTCCGCCTCCCTCCTTTTCGCCGCGACGTCGCCCGATCCTCGGCCGTGGACGCGGTGGTGGTGGCCCGGGAGCGCCGTGGATCGCGCCGGTATCACCCAACAACTCGAAGCCTTCGCTCAGGCCGGTCTCGGCGGCGTCGAGATCACTCCGATCTATGGTGCTCAACACGCCGAGGATCGCTACCTGCCCTACCTCTCCCCCGCTTGGATGGAGGCACTCGCTCACACGACGCGCGAGGCCGCCCGGCTGGGGATGCAGGTCGACATGGCCACCGGCACGGGCTGGCCGTTCGGCGCGCCTTGGGTCGACCCGGCGGGCGGGTCACAAAAACTGGTGCAGGTCGACGGCCACCTCACCGGCGCCCCGACTCAAATGCAGGTCAAACGCGCCGCTCCCGGCGGCGAGGGCCTCGTGCTCGATCCTTACGCGGCCTCCGCCCTCCAGCGCTATTTGACACCCTTCGACGAGGCTTTCCGTCACATCGATCCATCCGGTATCCGGGCTCAATTTCACGACTCATTCGAATACTACGGCGCGGAATGGACCCCGGGCCTCGCCGCAGCATTCCGCGCCGCACATGGCTACGAACTCGATGATCACGCCGCCGAGCTTTTGACCGAAAATCCGCCTGCGGCAGGCAGTCCCGCCGCCGACGCCCTCGGACGTCTGAAAGCCGATTATCGCACCACCCTCGGCGAGCTCCATCTGGACTATCTGCAGGCTTGGGCCGATTGGTCGCACGACCACGGATGGCTCGTGCGCAATCAATCGCACGGCGCGCCCGCCAACCTGCTCGATCTCTACGGCGCGGTTGATATCCCCGAGACGGAAACCTTCGGCTCGACCCTCTTCCCCATTCCCGGCCTGCGACGATCCCCCGACGAAATTCGCTCGGGTCAGGATCTGCCCGAGCCGCTCATGATGAAGATGGCTTCCTCCGCCGCCCACGTCATGGGCCGACCGCTCACCTCCAGCGAAACCTGCACGTGGCTGCGCGAGCATTGGAAGACCACCCTCGCCATGGCCAAACCCGAAATCGACCGGTTGTTTGTCAACGGCATCAATCACGTGCTCTACCACGGCACGGTATACTCGCCCCCCGACGCCGCGTGGCCCGGCTGGCTGTTTTATGCCTCGACCCAGTTCAATCCGAACAACCCGTGGTGGCAGGATTTCGCCGCGCTCAACGCCTATGTCACCCGCGTCCAAACCGTCCTCCAATCGGGCCAACCGGACAACGAGGTCCTCCTCTACTGGCCCTACGCGGATGTCGTCGACGACCCTTCCGGGCTGATCAAACAACTGGGCGTGCACCACGTCGACTGGCTCACCCACAGCCCGTTCGGCGCGGCGGCCCGCGAGTTGGCCCAGGCGGGCTTTGCCTGTGACTATGTGTCGGACGCTCAACTCGAAGCATCCCGTCCCACGGCGAACGGCGATCTCCAAACGCCCGGCCAAACCTACCGTTTGCTCGTGGTCCCGGCGGCGCGACGCATGCCACTCGCCACGTTGCGATACATCATCAGCATGGTTCGCCAAGGCACCCATGTCGTCATGCTCGCGCTGCCCGATGACGTTCCCGGCCTCGGCCACCTTCCGGCCCGTCGGGCCGAATTCGCCGGCCTCCTCGACGAGCTGCGTTCGCTCGCGACCGACACGTCGCTGCACCTCACGCTCGGTTCACCCGACGAACGCCGCAACCCATTGATCGCAGTCGCCGCCCATCGAGGGCTCCGCCGGGAAACCATGGCGGCCGTCGGACTCGAGTATATCCGCCGCCGCACCGACGATGGCTTCGCCTATTTCATCACCAACCTCACCGGCGAATCATTCAACGCCTGGCTGCCCCTCGGCGCGCCCGCCACCACCGTGCGCCGCACCGATCCCCTTGACGGCATGGCCGGCGCTGCGCCCACGCGCATCGATGCGGCGGGAAAAACGTCCGTCCGCCTGCAGCTCGCGTCCGGGCAATCGGTTCTGCTCCATGCCACTTCCCCCGACCCCACGACGCCCGCGCTGGCCGCGTGGCCGATCCTGGAGCCCGCCGGACCCGCCCAGCCCATCCCGGGCTCGTGGTCGATCCGCTTTCGCCGCGGCGGTCCGGTGTTGCCTCCTTCGGTCGGGTCGACGGCTCTCGGCAGTTGGACGGAGTTGCCGGATCCCGAGAATCAACGCTTCGCCGGCACCGCCCGCTATACCATCGAATTCGACGCTCCTGTCGCGCCTCCCGGCACCACCGACTGGCTCCTGAATCTCGGCGACGTGCGTGAGAGCGCGCGCGTCCAACTCAATGGCCAACTCATCGGCACCGCCTGGAGCCTGCCGTTTCAACTTCGGCTCGATTCGGCCCTGCGGGCGGGCCGCAACGTGCTCGAAATCGATGTCACCAACCTCGCGGCCAATCGTATCCGCGATCTGGATCGCCGCGGCATCGACTGGCGCATCATGCACGAGATCAACTTCGTCAACATCCGTTACCGACCGTTCGATGCGAGCGACTGGCCGCTCACTCCGTCCGGCCTGCTCGGCCCGGTAACCCTCACGCCCCTGCGCCCCGAATAG
- a CDS encoding SDR family oxidoreductase, which produces MDLHLRDQVVIITGGAKGIGRAIALAFAAEGAIPCIVGRSPAEADALVATIAAAGGSAAAFPCELTEPTAIAAAVENIVARFGRIDVLVHNAGVNDGVGLDAGIAAFRTSLERNLVHVYELTRLCLPQLTAAKGAIVNIGSKCSITGQGGTNGYAAAKGAMNSLTREWGVELAPRGIRVNCVLPAEVMTPQYAHWISSRPDPDAALAAIRATIPLGQRMTTAEEIADTVVFVASPRSSHTTGQLLYVDGGYIHFDRAVTHPGASA; this is translated from the coding sequence ATGGATCTGCATCTTCGCGACCAAGTCGTTATCATCACCGGCGGTGCCAAAGGCATCGGACGCGCCATCGCCCTCGCCTTCGCCGCCGAGGGCGCGATTCCCTGCATAGTGGGTCGCAGTCCCGCCGAAGCCGACGCATTGGTCGCCACCATCGCGGCCGCGGGCGGGAGCGCCGCCGCTTTCCCGTGTGAGCTCACCGAGCCCACCGCCATCGCCGCCGCCGTGGAAAACATCGTCGCCCGCTTCGGTCGCATCGACGTGCTGGTCCACAATGCCGGGGTCAACGATGGGGTGGGACTCGATGCCGGCATCGCCGCCTTTCGCACCTCCCTCGAACGCAATCTGGTGCACGTCTACGAACTCACCCGGCTTTGCCTCCCGCAACTGACTGCAGCGAAGGGCGCCATCGTCAACATTGGCAGCAAGTGCTCGATCACCGGCCAGGGCGGCACCAACGGCTACGCCGCCGCCAAAGGGGCCATGAACAGCCTCACCCGCGAGTGGGGCGTCGAACTCGCCCCGCGCGGCATCCGCGTGAACTGCGTGCTCCCCGCCGAGGTCATGACCCCGCAATATGCCCACTGGATCAGCTCGCGGCCCGACCCCGACGCCGCGCTGGCGGCGATCCGCGCCACCATTCCCCTCGGCCAACGCATGACCACCGCCGAGGAAATCGCCGACACCGTCGTGTTTGTGGCTTCGCCCCGTTCCAGCCACACCACCGGCCAACTACTGTATGTCGACGGCGGATACATTCACTTCGACCGCGCCGTCACCCACCCCGGCGCCAGCGCCTGA